A window of the Lactuca sativa cultivar Salinas chromosome 7, Lsat_Salinas_v11, whole genome shotgun sequence genome harbors these coding sequences:
- the LOC111897065 gene encoding phosphoglycerate kinase, chloroplastic: MASAASPTTLSLLPTTSSSSTTSRISPTVRLPSRFLRSPLRGLGFAAADPLFSAHVASKLQSLKTSARPITGVVSMAKRSVGDLSPADLKGKKVFVRADLNVPLDDSQNITDDTRIRAAVPTIKHLISNGAKVILSSHLGRPKGVTPKYSLAPLVPRLSELIGVEVVKADDCIGPDVEKLVASLPDGGVLLLENVRFYKEEEKNDPGFAEKLASLADLYVNDAFGTAHRAHASTEGVTKFLRPSVAGFLLQKELDYLDGAVSNPKRPFAAIVGGSKVSSKIGVIESLLEKCDILLLGGGMIFTFYKAQGLSVGSSLVEEDKLDLATTLLAKAKAKGVSLLLPTDVVIADKFAPDANSKIVPASAIPDGWMGLDIGPDSVKTFNDALETTKTVIWNGPMGVFEFDKFAVGTESVAKKLAELSGKGVTTIIGGGDSVAAVEKVGVAEVMSHISTGGGASLELLEGKILPGVDALDEAVAVPV, from the exons ATGGCTTCTGCAGCATCACCCACCACTCTCTCACTCCTCcccacaacttcttcgtcttccaCTACCTCCCGTATCAGCCCCACTGTTCGCCTGCCTTCTCGCTTTCTGCGTTCCCCACTTCGTGGCCTTGGATTCGCCGCCGCTGATCCCCTTTTCTCTGCACATGTAGCCTCCAAGCTCCAATCCCTCAAAACCTCCGCCAGACCAATCACAGGCGTTGTGTCTATGGCCAAGAGGAGCGTTGGAGACCTCTCTCCTGCCGATCTAAAGGGCAAGAAGGTGTTCGTTAGGGCTGATTTGAATGTGCCATTGGACGACAGTCAGAATATCACAGATGATACAAGAATCAGAGCCGCCGTCCCAACCATCAAGCACTTGATCAGCAATGGTGCTAAAGTCATCCTTTCTAGTCATTTG GGTAGGCCAAAAGGTGTGACTCCCAAGTACAGCCTGGCTCCTCTTGTTCCCAGACTATCGGAACTGATTGGTGTTGAG GTTGTGAAGGCGGATGACTGTATTGGTCCAGATGTGGAGAAGCTGGTGGCTTCACTTCCTGATGGTGGTGTTCTTCTTCTTGAAAACGTAAGGTTTTACAAGGAGGAAGAAAAGAATGATCCTGGATTTGCAGAAAAGCTTGCTTCACTAGCGGATCTCTATGTAAATGATGCTTTTGGAACTGCCCATAGAGCCCATGCCTCAACTGAGGGAGTCACAAAGTTCTTGAGGCCATCTGTTGCTGGTTTCCTTTTGCAAAAG GAACTGGATTATCTTGATGGGGCAGTTTCAAACCCAAAAAGGCCATTTGCTGCCATTGTTGGGGGTTCAAAGGTGTCATCCAAGATTGGAGTGATCGAGTCCCTTCTTGAAAAATGTGATATATTGCTTTTAGGTGGGGGTATGATCTTCACATTTTACAAGGCACAAGGGCTTTCAGTAGGATCCTCATTGGTGGAAGAAGACAAGCTTGATCTTGCAACCACACTCCTTGCAAAGGCCAAGGCAAAAGGAGTCTCCCTCTTGCTACCAACAGATGTCGTCATTGCTGACAAGTTTGCACCTGATGCAAACAGCAAG ATTGTGCCAGCATCAGCTATCCCTGATGGCTGGATGGGCCTAGATATTGGACCGGATTCTGTCAAGACTTTCAATGATGCCTTGGAAACCACCAAAACTGTCATCTGGAATGGACCAATGGGAGTCTTTGAGTTTGACAAATTTGCAGTTGGAACAGAG TCAGTTGCAAAGAAACTGGCTGAACTTAGTGGAAAGGGGGTGACTACAATCATTGGAGGTGGAGATTCAGTGGCGGCTGTCGAGAAAGTTGGAGTGGCGGAAGTGATGAGTCACATTTCAACAGGTGGTGGTGCAAGTTTGGAGTTGTTGGAAGGAAAAATACTCCCTGGTGTTGATGCTCTTGATGAGGCAGTTGCTGTTCCTGTGTAA